tttactgtttttcttttatttaataactttttaattagttctattatatttttcctaaattattatttttattatcatttgaaatgaaaatagacatagacctaaatatgataagattgtaaatattatggcatgcatgtagttaattttttaatttgcaatgtaacaaaaaagtttagttaaatttgtgtatattaaaattattttattatttatatacttttatttatttatttttctataattttataatatatttactaatatttttaataattataatcaaataatacatACTGCAACATCTACCACAAAAATGTCAccaataattttgataaaattaataaatcataattttactGCGATCTATTACATCAAACTGCTATTTTTACCACATAATTTTTACTGCAACTTAcatcaaattataatattttctgcAATTCAACTTCAATAAATCATATTATCAATTCAACTTAAATAAATCATGTTACCAATAAGAGCCAACATCAtcatgattaatttattttcacatatttgagaatttttaaTAACTTAATGGGCGTGATGTGTTTCTTGATTAAGGCCCGTTAAATACTATTTGCGACTCTGTATTCTGTTGACGTGGCAATTtgatacatattattattattaacttttcGTCATCTTAATGAACCAAACGCCAATCAAGGGTTGTCACGTAATCAATCTTAAAGGACGATGACGTGGTGAAAAGCATAACTACTACTTCTACTTTCTATTAATTCCTAAATTGGgtagttaaattatttttgttgacaTTTCGACCTTAGCGAACAATTTGGCggtggttttgatttttttttttttttcctaggtGAGGTGAGGTCGGCGATAAACGATGGCGGATGAGAGATTTAACCGGAAGAATCCGGCGGTGAAGAGGATTTTGCAAGAGGTTAAGGAGATGCAAGCTAATCCTTCTGATGATTTCATGTCTCTTCCCCTCGAGGTACGACATATTTCGAAACACCTTCCTCATTTCCTCCTTCTCTTATCTCTCCATGTTTGATCTCACGAAATTTTATCATCTCTGTAGTAGTATCCATGTTTCAATTTGAACTAAGGTTAATCAGAGTTTATGTGGCCCGATTTGAATTATGCGTTTTGTATTGATTAGCTCCATATATTGTTTCTTCTATTCATTTCATTCATTAGCCTTTCAGATTGtaatttgaaagtttttggTATGCTTTTATCAATGGTTGTTTTGTAATGTTATTGTTCAATCTTGTGCTGTTCAAATAGTTACCTTTGGTTGCTTTATATGTGCTAACTTCAGGAGAATATATTTGAGTGGCAATTCGCGATCCGAGGTCCTGGTGATACTGAATTTGAAGGTGGGATTTATCATGGGAGGATTCAGTTGCCTTCAGACTATCCTTTCAAACCTCCTTCATTCATGTTATTGACCGTaaagattcatttttttctctcttctttagcgTCTCAAAGGAgactatatatatctctaatgaATCTTTCTTTGTCCTCTTGTTTTCAGCCTAGTGGTCGTTTTGAAACCAATACCAAGATTTGCTTGAGCATCTCTGATTACCATCCTGAGCATTGGCAACCATCATGGAGTGGTAATGTCACAAACTCTTAAAGTGGACCTTTTTCAACTATGAAAGACTGAACTAAACAATTTAACTAAGGCTGATTTGAACAGTTTAAAGCATTTGTATCATTAGAAACTTCGATcatgattttgttcttgtttatttgtaGTTCGGACTGCTTTAGTGGCTCTCATTGCGTTCATGCCTTCAAACCCTAATGGAGCTCTAGGCTCAGTAGATTATCCAAAGGAGGAGAGACGTTCACTTGCCACTAAGTCACGCGAGACACCACCCAAATATGGTTCTCCTGAGCGTCAAAAATTAATTGATGAGGTACTCCACTAGATCACCCTTCTTGTAGAGCaatgtttgaattttttgatttaCTAGGCACATTATTCAGATAGAGAAATGTGATTCTGGCTACATATTTAGAATGCTTTTGATTATTTGAACCAATAAATTggatatgtggatatactttgtttttaataaacgACATAGAGAGCTCTTGATCAGCTTGAGCGACAAATTGCTCTGCATATTGTTCATCGTAAACGGGTTTAGGTTACTAATGATGTGTTTAGAATGCAAAATTGTGATGCCATTTCTCATTAGAAATTTGTTAGATATATTGATCCTAAGATGCTACAATAACTATTGTTGATCTTGAAgcaaaataaacatattaaagGAATCTTTGAAAGATAGTAACTTCAAAAGACACAATTGCTAGTACTATTATTATCAACCAAAAGTAGTGTCAAGAATCtcatttgattttaatattattgaCTACTTGTTTACAATGTTGACACGGTTAAACATGGCTAATTTGGAATCCTGTCATAACATTATTTGATCTTGTCCTTTGATTGATATACGCAGATTCATCAATATATGCTCAGCAAGACACCATCTGCTCCAAACCCTAATCCTCAGGAATGCAACAAAACGCCTTTGGTTTATTCAGACAATCAGTCCCAGACCAAGCCACAGGACTCTGCAAGGGTTATATCAGAATCTGATACAATGGTTGAAGAGAGGGTAGTTGATCAGATCGCTGAAGAGGCAGCTCAGACGGTTTTTCCAGAAGTGAATGCAGCTGTAGAGGTTGCAGAGGGAGATAGCAGAGGAAGCGGCTTGGTGAGGCAGCAGGAGAGACGTGCATCTGTTGTCAGGACAGCTCAAAGACCGGGTGATGATAGGTTGTTCACTTGGGCGGCGGTTGGACTCACGATCGCGATTGTGGTTCTCCTGCTGAAGAAATTCGTAAGATCAAGTGGTTATGGCGCCGTGTTTATGGATGAGTCGTGAACGCTGAACTCATACTGGGAGATggtctaagaaaataaaagcatcaaaagtggaagtgtttatatatcatatacgACTGAGAAATGGGGaaataagtaattaattagtttatgtTAAGGTATTATGATTATGTGTTGATAACTCTTGTTAGATGAATGTGTCATGTAAACGCATTGGACCCGTTCCCAAAGCTATACTCCACGTCACAAActcaaaacttgttttatatttgtaaaatacagAAAGTAATCATGGATACGTAGCACAAACATTTATAATGCTTTGCGTCTACACCTAGATGGCTAGATCTATCCCTAATCGAGATGCCACATTATTGGTAGAGATTTAGTGATGCAATAAAGTATGAACACTTCTTCATACTTTTAACTCTGAGATGATCAAGTTATCAGCCGTTGCAACTCAAATACTCGGCATCTGTTTTGTCCACTTTAAACTTTGGGTTCCCTTCTTTGTAAGAACTTTGGTAAAGTAGAGATAGATTGAGCAGAACTTGATTTGATATTAGATACACCACCCTTGGGAactctcacaagtcacaaccatAGGCCCACTGCCCACATATATCGATCTCCTCCTCTAGTAGTCCCTCGTGCGCCTACACTAGCCGGGATATTCCAGAAAAACCCCACATGATCTCGGTCCCTCTTAAAACACAGACATAGAGAGTTCAAAAAATTACGCCGAAATGTAATCTTAATCTGGGTTAATTTGATAATAAAACAAGATTTGGGGGTTTTAAAGAAACTTTGATAAGTAAAGgagcaaagaaaagaaaccgACACCAGCGTCTTCTTAAACCTTTCACGCTCCCTCACTGCCTCTTATTCTTCGTTTTAATTGGCTTTGAGAGAGCCCAAAGTAAATTTCAAATTGGTTTCTGTTTTTATcagtttgagaaaaaaaactttgctcGTTAAGCTATAGACCGTGATAAGTCCAAGCTTCTCAAATTCCTTACCATAATTTTATCAGGATATCAGTTTCAAATTTTAAGCATAATTACGCAAATTTGGTCTTCTCAGGTCCGAATCCGATAAT
The sequence above is a segment of the Camelina sativa cultivar DH55 chromosome 10, Cs, whole genome shotgun sequence genome. Coding sequences within it:
- the LOC104718751 gene encoding ubiquitin-conjugating enzyme E2 32 isoform X1, which translates into the protein MADERFNRKNPAVKRILQEVKEMQANPSDDFMSLPLEENIFEWQFAIRGPGDTEFEGGIYHGRIQLPSDYPFKPPSFMLLTPSGRFETNTKICLSISDYHPEHWQPSWSVRTALVALIAFMPSNPNGALGSVDYPKEERRSLATKSRETPPKYGSPERQKLIDEIHQYMLSKTPSAPNPNPQECNKTPLVYSDNQSQTKPQDSARVISESDTMVEERVVDQIAEEAAQTVFPEVNAAVEVAEGDSRGSGLVRQQERRASVVRTAQRPGDDRLFTWAAVGLTIAIVVLLLKKFVRSSGYGAVFMDES
- the LOC104718751 gene encoding ubiquitin-conjugating enzyme E2 32 isoform X2, which codes for MISCLFPSRRIYLSGNSRSEVLVILNLKPSGRFETNTKICLSISDYHPEHWQPSWSVRTALVALIAFMPSNPNGALGSVDYPKEERRSLATKSRETPPKYGSPERQKLIDEIHQYMLSKTPSAPNPNPQECNKTPLVYSDNQSQTKPQDSARVISESDTMVEERVVDQIAEEAAQTVFPEVNAAVEVAEGDSRGSGLVRQQERRASVVRTAQRPGDDRLFTWAAVGLTIAIVVLLLKKFVRSSGYGAVFMDES